In Chitinivibrio alkaliphilus ACht1, a genomic segment contains:
- a CDS encoding flagellar hook-basal body complex protein: MLRSLYSGTSGLRNHQVSMDVTSNNIANVNTTGYRGQRVTFKEHMYQTLQGATRPPGERGGTNPMQVGLGMGIGSVDTILSQGALESTGQITDLAIEGDAFFAFSDGIGTYYSRNGSLQLDGGGRLVSPTNGYTIQGLMADPDGRIPSKAVPGDVRIPFGEKAPANATSEVGFSSNLNKDSAGLGTILHTGKFLALAEGDNLLTGLNDQNGNLLNIRDDDTLRIDINDGAGSYRFEVRVGDGSDEIETMADLADWLEESLQDGTDGPGIGGASVTINGEGQLEIDGLGGDTISSISIGNATRPTSDTYVKNLFNWTSITGDNNTSSGQAMTPATEDHDITDLFDAAGRDLGLEPGDELNIAGSIGSETINFDPVVYGTDFTTMGEFLDVIQKALNLPETVVGSDGTDVPTVELNRAADGDKRAPAGAIMIRGQAQESFALNGIAISARNSNQSETAPNPFNSNLSLTEVQSARDTAVHATSIEVYDESGQAHTMTTTFTHTGEPNKWLWEISMEGDQNIISGNKGTIEFGQDGSPSSWTFDDGVSRFQFDPMNGSANVSLDLKTGSPGNFEGITQFSSPTTTAAKEQDGYAMGILDQISISEDGSVDGTYTNGTNKTIAKILVAEFRNPSGLQRLGDSMYGVSSNSGEAVLQEAQKGSTSSIKPGALEMSNVELSTEFTNLITIQKGYQANSRVITKSDQLLDELINLVR; the protein is encoded by the coding sequence ATGTTACGGTCACTCTATAGCGGTACATCAGGATTGCGAAACCATCAGGTTTCCATGGATGTTACGTCAAACAATATTGCCAATGTAAACACCACCGGGTATCGTGGACAGCGCGTTACCTTTAAAGAACACATGTACCAAACCCTTCAAGGAGCTACCCGTCCTCCTGGAGAACGAGGCGGCACAAACCCAATGCAAGTTGGTCTCGGTATGGGAATCGGCTCGGTTGATACCATTCTTAGTCAAGGCGCTCTTGAGTCTACGGGCCAAATCACCGACCTCGCCATAGAAGGAGATGCATTTTTTGCCTTTTCCGATGGCATAGGAACCTACTACAGCAGAAATGGTTCATTACAACTTGATGGAGGTGGTCGATTGGTTTCTCCGACCAACGGTTACACCATTCAAGGGCTGATGGCAGATCCCGATGGACGAATTCCCTCCAAGGCAGTTCCAGGAGATGTTCGTATTCCCTTTGGAGAAAAGGCCCCTGCAAATGCAACCTCTGAGGTTGGGTTTTCCAGTAATCTCAATAAAGACTCTGCTGGTCTAGGAACAATCCTTCACACAGGCAAATTTCTTGCCTTGGCTGAAGGGGACAACCTTTTAACGGGCTTGAACGATCAAAATGGGAATCTCCTCAATATCCGTGACGATGACACCTTGCGCATTGACATCAACGATGGAGCTGGAAGCTATCGTTTTGAGGTGCGCGTTGGTGATGGTTCAGACGAGATAGAAACCATGGCGGATCTTGCTGACTGGCTTGAAGAGTCTCTCCAGGATGGAACCGACGGTCCGGGTATCGGCGGGGCTTCGGTCACCATAAATGGAGAAGGGCAACTTGAAATTGATGGGCTGGGTGGAGATACAATCTCCAGTATATCTATCGGAAACGCCACACGCCCCACCTCCGATACCTATGTAAAAAATCTCTTTAACTGGACAAGTATTACCGGTGACAACAACACATCAAGCGGACAAGCCATGACTCCTGCCACGGAAGATCATGATATCACCGATCTCTTCGATGCAGCAGGCCGTGATCTCGGACTCGAACCGGGGGATGAACTCAATATTGCTGGCAGTATTGGATCCGAAACTATTAATTTTGACCCCGTGGTATACGGTACCGACTTTACCACCATGGGAGAATTTCTTGATGTAATCCAAAAGGCCTTAAATCTCCCCGAAACAGTTGTGGGAAGCGACGGAACTGATGTACCGACAGTGGAGCTGAACCGTGCCGCCGATGGGGATAAACGAGCTCCCGCTGGAGCAATTATGATCCGGGGCCAAGCTCAAGAATCCTTTGCGCTCAACGGTATTGCCATCAGTGCCCGTAATTCGAACCAGTCTGAAACCGCCCCCAACCCCTTCAACAGTAACCTCTCTTTGACAGAAGTGCAAAGTGCCCGGGACACGGCTGTGCACGCAACGTCCATCGAGGTGTATGATGAATCGGGGCAAGCTCACACCATGACCACCACCTTTACCCATACGGGAGAGCCAAACAAGTGGTTGTGGGAGATTTCCATGGAGGGTGATCAAAATATTATCAGTGGAAATAAGGGCACCATCGAATTTGGACAAGACGGTTCCCCATCATCCTGGACCTTTGATGATGGGGTATCCCGCTTTCAATTTGATCCCATGAATGGATCGGCCAATGTAAGTCTCGATCTCAAAACGGGGAGTCCCGGTAATTTTGAGGGAATCACCCAGTTCAGTTCTCCAACAACTACTGCGGCAAAAGAACAAGATGGTTATGCCATGGGGATACTGGACCAGATATCTATCTCTGAGGATGGATCTGTTGATGGTACCTATACCAATGGAACCAACAAGACCATCGCCAAGATTCTCGTGGCGGAGTTTCGTAATCCTTCGGGGCTTCAACGTCTGGGAGATAGTATGTACGGTGTTTCCAGCAATTCTGGTGAAGCTGTGTTGCAGGAGGCTCAAAAGGGCTCTACCTCTTCAATCAAGCCAGGAGCGCTTGAAATGTCAAATGTTGAATTATCCACAGAATTTACCAATTTAATTACCATTCAGAAAGGATATCAGGCTAATTCCAGGGTAATAACAAAGTCAGATCAATTACTGGATGAATTAATTAATTTAGTACGATAA
- a CDS encoding flagellar hook capping FlgD N-terminal domain-containing protein, producing the protein MTRVSESVNNMFTPKKDPYSVTAGIGESGLETKKVTGDRDSDTFVDPSDHGMGQDEFLFLLTEQMRHQDPLDPMDNREFVTQLAQFSQLESSTNMRESLQDMNKSFQSSLDIQNNTARSMNNASAVSLVGKEVRLLQDTMNWTGNTNQPYYVQMGSHDMVHVEIVDREDEVVDTIEVERGPEGNAGVFTWDGVTAQGDRVDFDQYKLRVRENKNSADELYCFVQDTVTGLRYTGDGAKLQVADREIGVSNILEVSPQGGDTETDSPGFSGLTMGQALNLVGKDVRTSVTPSYRPSPNNTEATYRVDLNGAPQANLVVRDSEGVVVQQQDVRESGEVTVPLFGDPDEEYTVSLEGSDEPFFYMDSTVTGVRTTPQGVQLSAGGRLVRLDDIIELSAKS; encoded by the coding sequence ATGACACGAGTAAGTGAATCAGTGAACAATATGTTCACCCCGAAGAAAGACCCCTATAGCGTCACCGCCGGAATCGGTGAGAGCGGCTTGGAGACAAAGAAAGTGACGGGCGATCGCGATAGTGATACCTTTGTTGATCCGAGCGATCACGGCATGGGACAAGATGAGTTTCTTTTTCTTCTCACGGAACAGATGCGTCATCAAGACCCCTTGGACCCCATGGATAACCGTGAGTTTGTGACACAACTGGCACAATTTTCACAACTTGAGTCCTCCACGAACATGCGCGAATCTTTGCAGGATATGAACAAATCCTTTCAAAGCTCCCTTGATATACAAAATAACACAGCCCGTTCTATGAATAACGCTTCCGCTGTCTCTCTTGTGGGTAAGGAGGTACGCCTTCTGCAAGATACCATGAACTGGACGGGAAATACAAACCAACCCTACTATGTACAAATGGGAAGCCACGATATGGTACATGTAGAAATAGTTGACAGGGAAGATGAAGTTGTTGATACAATTGAAGTTGAACGGGGCCCCGAAGGCAATGCGGGGGTTTTCACTTGGGATGGAGTAACAGCCCAGGGTGACCGGGTTGATTTTGACCAGTACAAGCTACGTGTTCGGGAAAATAAAAATTCAGCCGATGAGCTCTACTGCTTCGTTCAAGATACGGTCACGGGCCTGCGATACACTGGCGATGGAGCCAAGCTTCAGGTGGCAGATCGGGAAATTGGAGTGAGTAATATCTTAGAAGTATCACCCCAAGGTGGTGACACGGAGACAGACTCACCAGGATTTTCTGGGCTTACCATGGGGCAAGCCTTAAATTTGGTCGGTAAAGATGTGCGAACCAGTGTCACCCCATCCTATCGTCCTTCACCGAACAACACAGAAGCAACCTATCGAGTTGATCTCAACGGGGCTCCCCAGGCAAACCTCGTGGTACGTGACTCAGAGGGGGTTGTGGTACAGCAGCAGGATGTTCGGGAGTCAGGGGAAGTGACGGTGCCTCTTTTTGGCGACCCTGATGAAGAATATACAGTCTCCCTTGAAGGAAGTGACGAGCCATTCTTTTACATGGATTCAACCGTCACAGGGGTACGAACCACCCCACAAGGGGTGCAATTAAGTGCAGGAGGACGTCTCGTGCGCCTTGATGATATTATAGAGCTTTCAGCGAAATCATAA
- a CDS encoding OmpA/MotB family protein: protein MADQEECKQEECKQGSPEYMATYGDMMTLLLCFFVLLLSMAEVDPAKFDIAASSFQNALSGVLESLPTVAVQQEVLRPRLGGDDQNKRIAANAAMRIREVTQQDEFLEDAVRVKVTEKGIGVIINDPVTFDPGSAELKNEFMTILETVMTTIEDIPQKAIRVEGHTDNVPISTPQYPSNWELSSARALSVVQYLYGRGIDPAKLSAVGYGEYRPLVPNTSAENRQKNRRIEIYVDFTD, encoded by the coding sequence ATGGCGGACCAAGAAGAATGCAAGCAGGAGGAGTGTAAGCAGGGCTCACCGGAGTATATGGCCACCTACGGCGATATGATGACCCTCTTACTCTGCTTTTTTGTACTGCTTCTTTCCATGGCGGAGGTTGATCCGGCAAAATTTGATATTGCTGCCTCCTCCTTTCAAAATGCCCTCAGTGGTGTTTTAGAAAGCCTTCCTACAGTTGCTGTGCAGCAGGAAGTCCTTCGTCCGCGCCTCGGAGGAGATGACCAAAACAAGCGGATTGCTGCGAATGCGGCCATGCGTATCCGTGAAGTAACACAGCAGGATGAGTTTCTTGAAGATGCCGTCCGTGTGAAGGTGACGGAGAAAGGAATTGGGGTTATCATTAATGACCCTGTCACCTTTGATCCGGGAAGTGCTGAACTAAAAAATGAATTTATGACAATATTGGAGACGGTCATGACCACCATTGAGGATATCCCTCAAAAGGCAATTCGTGTTGAGGGACATACGGACAATGTCCCCATCAGTACGCCGCAATACCCCTCAAATTGGGAACTATCCTCGGCCCGTGCCCTGTCGGTGGTACAATACCTGTATGGACGGGGTATAGACCCGGCAAAACTGAGTGCCGTCGGATACGGAGAGTATCGGCCTCTTGTCCCAAATACAAGTGCAGAAAATCGACAAAAAAACCGACGAATTGAAATATATGTAGATTTCACCGACTGA
- a CDS encoding motility protein A, with amino-acid sequence MSISNIAGLFTAWLFILMGMGFGQLGTFIDIPSLQIVIIGSIAATVVAYPLESIKTLPALIKQAFSSSKVAPKESITTLVDFSDQARREGILALEDKAQKLDDEFLKKGIGLAVDGTEPEIIRDILKTEITFIEDRHKRGAQMFEFMATIAPAMGMIGTLVGLILMLGSMDDVSTIGPNMAVALITTLYGSLMANAFCTPVANILSEKSGQEIMVKNLMLEGIMALQTGDNPRIVKQRLAAFLNPVARAEIMEED; translated from the coding sequence ATGAGTATCAGCAATATTGCAGGACTTTTTACGGCATGGCTCTTTATTCTTATGGGCATGGGTTTTGGTCAGCTGGGTACTTTTATCGATATCCCTTCGCTGCAAATCGTTATTATCGGCTCCATTGCAGCAACGGTTGTTGCCTATCCTCTGGAAAGTATAAAAACCTTGCCGGCCTTAATAAAGCAAGCCTTTTCTTCATCAAAGGTTGCACCGAAAGAGTCTATTACCACCCTCGTCGATTTCTCCGACCAGGCTCGTCGTGAAGGAATCCTAGCCCTTGAAGATAAGGCTCAAAAACTGGATGATGAATTTCTGAAAAAAGGAATCGGCCTCGCTGTAGACGGCACAGAACCGGAAATTATTCGGGATATTCTTAAAACGGAGATAACGTTCATAGAAGATCGACATAAACGGGGCGCACAGATGTTTGAGTTTATGGCAACCATTGCTCCTGCCATGGGCATGATTGGAACCCTCGTAGGACTGATCCTTATGTTGGGAAGTATGGATGATGTCTCAACCATTGGACCAAACATGGCGGTTGCTCTGATCACAACTCTCTACGGCTCTCTCATGGCAAATGCCTTTTGTACTCCCGTGGCAAACATCTTGTCTGAAAAATCGGGACAGGAGATTATGGTGAAAAATCTTATGCTTGAGGGAATTATGGCATTACAAACAGGGGATAATCCCCGGATTGTAAAACAGCGTTTAGCAGCCTTTCTTAACCCCGTTGCTCGTGCTGAAATAATGGAGGAAGACTAA
- a CDS encoding flagellar FlbD family protein, with protein MIYVTRLKGKEFVVNAAYIETVEKTPDTVIRLTTGKVYVVRETPEEVVDKCVTYFTNCRTELTVRHMTREE; from the coding sequence ATGATTTATGTAACACGGCTAAAGGGCAAAGAATTTGTAGTAAATGCCGCCTATATTGAAACCGTTGAAAAAACGCCGGATACGGTAATTCGTCTTACCACGGGAAAGGTATATGTGGTACGTGAAACCCCCGAGGAAGTTGTGGATAAGTGCGTTACCTATTTTACAAACTGTCGTACAGAGCTTACCGTGCGCCATATGACGCGAGAGGAGTAA
- a CDS encoding TIGR02530 family flagellar biosynthesis protein, with protein METPGVGSPRRIDPPQGQNIQSRITQYRDTGVTFGDLLKDKVTPQELKFSAHAENRIKSRNIPMNEEVQEKLNRAAQKVAEKGGKDALLLMKDSAFIVNVKNRTVVTAMDSAMMNEDVFTNIDSAAFAE; from the coding sequence ATGGAAACGCCGGGAGTAGGCTCTCCCAGAAGGATCGACCCGCCACAGGGCCAAAATATACAGAGCCGTATTACGCAATACCGCGATACGGGGGTTACCTTTGGAGATCTGCTCAAAGACAAAGTAACTCCGCAGGAACTGAAATTCTCTGCCCATGCGGAAAATCGTATTAAAAGCAGAAACATACCTATGAACGAGGAGGTTCAGGAAAAATTAAATCGAGCCGCACAAAAAGTTGCTGAGAAGGGAGGAAAGGATGCGCTCCTACTTATGAAAGACTCAGCCTTTATTGTGAATGTGAAAAATAGAACCGTTGTCACTGCCATGGACAGTGCAATGATGAATGAAGATGTCTTTACAAATATTGACAGTGCAGCATTTGCGGAATAG
- a CDS encoding flagellar hook-length control protein FliK, with protein MALEKVKSMEEADVDAFWKLKSLNKRNTKNLDAPLLHNTESLEQARKFIQDRNAQEQFPTDKAHPFNQEATEELLLGEKHVPSPEETLSKETSSVQAGSEELDIHLEGLRKEGLSTQELSQIRSFITSEQATTPSLDDMQQMKTMAERIEEISVMTQLSDKMSDAPREGVHAITLKLKPDHLGEVQIRMQVDQDVVSARIQVESQQVRQIVESNFQLLRDALQDHNLSAGALDVNVGGFSHEEGGHKQNRRERTENELPQNEYDNSAETLSEIRGDSGRRFGTNSFEYIV; from the coding sequence ATGGCTTTAGAGAAAGTAAAATCCATGGAAGAAGCAGATGTAGATGCCTTCTGGAAATTAAAATCCCTAAATAAACGCAATACAAAAAATCTCGACGCTCCCCTTTTACACAACACTGAATCATTGGAACAGGCTCGCAAATTCATACAAGACAGAAACGCCCAGGAGCAATTCCCCACGGACAAGGCACACCCCTTTAACCAAGAAGCCACAGAAGAGCTGCTTCTTGGAGAGAAGCACGTCCCCTCTCCAGAGGAGACTCTCTCAAAGGAGACTTCATCTGTTCAGGCGGGATCTGAAGAGCTTGATATACACCTTGAGGGGTTACGAAAAGAGGGGCTAAGTACTCAAGAGCTCTCTCAAATCCGCTCTTTCATTACTTCTGAACAGGCAACAACCCCTTCCCTGGACGATATGCAGCAGATGAAAACAATGGCTGAACGGATTGAAGAAATATCGGTGATGACACAACTCTCTGACAAAATGAGCGATGCCCCGCGAGAGGGGGTACATGCCATCACCTTAAAACTAAAACCAGATCACTTGGGTGAAGTACAAATACGAATGCAGGTTGATCAAGATGTGGTAAGTGCCCGTATTCAGGTTGAGAGCCAACAGGTACGACAAATTGTAGAAAGTAATTTTCAGCTTCTCCGTGACGCTCTCCAAGACCACAACCTCTCCGCGGGTGCCTTAGATGTAAATGTGGGAGGCTTCTCTCATGAAGAGGGAGGGCACAAACAAAACCGCAGAGAAAGAACAGAAAATGAATTACCGCAAAATGAGTATGATAACTCAGCGGAAACTCTGTCAGAGATTCGTGGCGACTCGGGACGAAGATTTGGCACAAATTCCTTTGAATACATAGTGTAA
- a CDS encoding flagellar basal body-associated FliL family protein — protein MADEKEQVEEKEQKQEKPEKKGNLPLLLGLIFGIILVQGLIVFATIRFIHAPQGDDMAQEETPEQEVEQQQQQQRASGNEVILSDAAFETVVNISGTEGSRFLKVRIELAYDPDLRENRNLLSVATNRISHLKSTAIHYLSGLTLREVLDPSAQKNISSDLLIRFNNSLPSGAGQFSNVYITEYIVQ, from the coding sequence ATGGCTGATGAAAAAGAACAAGTAGAAGAAAAAGAGCAGAAACAGGAAAAACCCGAGAAAAAGGGGAATCTACCGCTGCTTCTTGGCCTAATATTCGGAATAATTCTCGTGCAAGGCCTTATTGTCTTTGCAACAATCCGTTTTATCCATGCTCCGCAGGGTGATGATATGGCACAGGAAGAGACACCGGAACAAGAGGTAGAACAGCAACAACAGCAACAGCGAGCCTCAGGCAATGAGGTAATACTCAGCGATGCAGCCTTTGAGACTGTCGTAAATATATCTGGAACTGAAGGATCTCGGTTTCTCAAAGTACGCATTGAACTTGCCTATGATCCAGATCTTCGTGAGAACCGAAATCTCCTTTCTGTTGCGACAAACCGTATCAGCCACTTAAAATCAACGGCAATACACTATTTGTCCGGTCTTACGTTGCGGGAAGTGCTTGATCCTTCGGCTCAGAAAAATATTAGCTCAGACCTGCTCATTCGTTTTAATAACTCCCTACCTTCAGGGGCTGGGCAGTTCAGTAATGTATATATTACTGAGTACATAGTACAATAA